The genome window GTTGAAACATTTGGGATAATATTTATTAATTTTTCTTCATCATAATTTCTTCCCATAGTTGTGCACCCTATTAAACTCAATAGGAGTATTGGGATTATTGAGATTTCAATTATTTTCATATCCTATCTTTCTATATATAATTGCTTATCTTTTTTTAAATTTGAGTAGTATGTATAACTACTTACTGTTTTATTTTCAGAAAATGCAACATAAAGATTTCTTACTTCATAAAAATTAGCATAAAATAGAAGTATAAATCCTTTATACTGACTGTAATGAAATATTTCTTGATTATTTAGATAAAATATTTTTTCTGGCGAACCTATATTTTTCAGAACTACTTCTCTTTTAGTTTCATTTATTTTCAAGTATGATTCGTTAAATTCAAAAGAGGAACCTTTACTAATACATGAGTTTAAAACAATTAATGGCATTAACAATAAAGGAATTACAATTACTTTATTCAATTCACACTCCATTTCTATGGTAAAAAATTATTTAATTGATATTTATTACTTTTATTTTTGTTCAAAGTAATATTAAATTTAAGATATTATAAATATTTCTACCTTTCTTCAATAGATGTAATTTTTTTGTCAAATAACTTTTAGTTATGGTACGTTATTGTATGATTAAACTCGTTCCTAAGTATCACAAATTATATAATCTTGATTTTAGTAACAATAAGAAATATTTATCAATTATCACAATATTACCAATCACTTATTCTATAAGAAAAAATGTTAAAAATAAAATATTCTTAAGATCACTTTATGCTAAATATTTTTCCATTCTTAGGTCTGTAAATAAGTCCTCTTAAAGTAAAGATATTAAATTTAAGTATGCAATTCAATAAAAAATATTCATTAATTACTTCATTTTTTTGCTCATATTAAAGTTGAATTTATAATTATATATTTTATCTGCCATGTATTCTAAAAGTTCTCTCTTTGAATTAAAATCACCCCACTCTTGCGGAATTATTTTAAAATTTATTTCTGTTTTCAAAAAATCTTCTAAATTCTCATCTGTTATAGTAATTTTTACTAAAAAATTTACCTCTTCAATAATTGATTCTAGTTCATAGATAGTAAATTTTTTAGTAATTTCATCGATTATTAGATCTATATTTTTAATATTTACTTCACTATCTTTACTGAAGTAAGACATATATATTTTTTCAAGATAATTAAATTTAACTTTATCAAAGAAGTATTTGGTGTTATTAGCTCCTTCTGCTAAATATTTTATCATGACATCACGAATTCTTTCTAATAGTTTTGTATAAGTCTTAATATCAGGATCATTTGGAAAAATATCCAACTCAAAATTATCGATTAAAATTTTTTTCAAATTTTCTTCAGTTTTAACCTCTTCTATTAGATGATTAATTTGATCGATAACTAAATTTAAGCCCGTTCCTTGCCAATCTATTATAACGTCATAAATTGCATAATCAAATTTATCATACATATAGTCTTGATGTAAATAACATCCAATAATGTTTTTAAGTTCTGCAAATTTTTCAATGTTCATCTTCTAGTCCCTTAATTATTCAATAGGAAAAGCAGTTAAAATGAAATATCCTTCTGGAAAATCTTTACTCTTTTTTAACACTACCTTTGTGTTAGTAACATTAGTAAATTGATCAGTAAATTTACTATATGAAGTTCCAGTAAAGTGACTTGAAGGAACAATTGATTTAAATTCGAGTTTATAAGCTTTTGGATCAGGATTTCTCAACCAATTCTCAATATTTACCTTATTCTGAGCAATAGTATTTGCAATAGCCTGCTCTGCAATTGTGATGTTTGGAAAGGTTGAAGTTTTTCCACCTGGAACTTTAGGGTCATTCAAAGCTCTAAATTTCAAACTTGCATTCTCTATGCTGGTATGCCTGTCTATAGTATGACCATATGGTCTACCTTCACTAGCCAACAAATTCCCGCTTGGAATAGTTTGCGAGACAAAAGTTTTATCTGGTAAAAGAATTTGCTCTCTTGCCAAAGCTTTAGCGTAATGATTTACAATTTTATTAGAGGCTAAGTAGGAAGCGTCGGCAATTTTTTTGAGCTCAACGGTATTTTTAAGTAGTCCTCTAGGGGTAATTAGAGTTGCAATTTCTAATGAAGTTTTGGTTATAAATTTAGCTTTTTCTTCGGTAGAAAGGGTATGAAAATTTTCAACATCAGATTTAATTTTATCAACAATAATAGAATAGGTTCTATCATAGTTATAAAGAGCGTCAGCGATTGCGGTGGCTGAATCTATAGGATGTGTAACAAGTTCATAAACTCCTGTAACAGTATCTTCAACTACTTGATAAACGCCTTTTGCAACACCAGAGCCAATACTGCTCATGGTATCAATATTTTTCCATGCATTATCGATATCATCTTCAAATTTAGGTATATCATTATTTTTAGCTGAATCTTGTAACTGATTTAAACTAATTTGAGATAATACCTGATAATCTGCAGGCAGCGATTTATTTAAATAAAGAGCATAACTAAGATCATTAGCCGTTTGCATAATGTAGTAATGCTCATAGGAACTAACGGCTTTAATAGATTCATCAACATTTAAATATTCATTAGTAAATCTTGAATACTTTCTGTTATTAAAGTTTCCATTTTGCTTATTTTGTTGAAAAATTGAAAAAACATATCCACGGCTCGTATATCTTTTTGCTTGTTCTAATAAATTATTTGCTAATAAAAGATCAGCTTTTAAAGCATTTTCAATTACCCGCTCCGCACGTTCAATTGTCATTGGAGAGTATGAGTGTTTCATTACATGCAGTGCATGATTTATATTTTGTAAATTTCTAGCAACTTCAAAATAATTATAAATATCAACAGTAGCCTTTAATTGATAGTTTTTTAATTTAGGATAGTATTGAATATATTTTTTAAATACACCATTTTCATTAAAAACTTTATTTATAACTTTTCCTATTTCAGCTTTCCTCTCAGGATTTTTTTCCTTTTGGTACTCAGTAAATAAATTTACACCTTTGCGAATCATTTTTTGTGCTTCAGATAAACTACTACTTTGAATTCCCTCTTCAATTTCGTAGACAACTGTTTCTGGTGTTTTTCCCTGAAAAGGATCTACAAAGTTTTTTTCATTAGAAGAAATATTTAAATTTTTTCCCTTTGTAGTATCAGAAGAATCACTTGGAATTGAAGAAGACGAATTATCTGTAATAGTTTCTTTATACTCCAACAATTTTAAATTATTGGACTGATAAGAGGAATTTCTTTCATGCATATCTTTAATTGCAGATATTAATTTAAGCGATTCCTTAAACTGCTGGTGTGAAATTTGATTCAATCTTTCTTGATGTTGATACATCTGTGCAAGTGTAGCTGCAGAGAATCGTTCTGCTTCTATTTGCATAGGAGTTGGTGGCTTAATTCCTCCACCAGAACCACCACCTCCTCCGCCAGGATATGGTACTATATTTATATTTATTTCCCCAGTATTTCCAGTAATAACTGAACAACATGAATTTGCAGAAGTACTAAAGTGATAAAAAAAGTTTAAAAATACAATTAAAATTATTTTCAAATAATTTAGCATTATTTACCTCTTTTAAGCTTACTGTATTTGTTTAATATATTTTTGATACTGTTCTTTATTATAGAAATCTATTTTCTTAAATTCATTTAAAATATTTAATATCGTACTGTGCAAATCTTTCTTATCTTTCAAACTATTGAAAGGATTTATATAATTTTTTATTGCATTATTCAAGATGTGTTCATTTATTTTATTTAATTTAACATCAACTTTATCGATCTTAAAAGAACAACTTTTTTGAAATTTACTAGTTACTGTATACCATTCATAAGAATCATCAAGTTTTAACTCTTTATTTTCAAACTGAAGTGTATTTTTACCCTTTTCTATATATCCTAAATCACCATCTCTATAGTTTCCAGAAAAATGAATTTTTATTTTATCAAAATTACATTTTTCAAAAGTATAATCAACTGTAAAATAATAGTAATTTTTTATTTCTGAATTTTTATTATTTTTCTTTTGTCTAAAATCACAGTTTACAAAATAGTACTCATTTGAATCACAATATTTTTCAAACAAATTTGCACCAAACTCCGGAAGATTTAAATTTTTACTTTTTTCAATTTTACTAAATGGATCATAATTTTCAGAATCATGACCAATGATTATTTCAGGAATTTGATTGGCAGGATTTTGTGTACCAGGCTCGGGACTGTAATTTTTATTAGTAGAATTGTTTTTGCAACCAATTAAAAATATTAGATTAGAAATAATTAAAAATTTATATAAATATCTTTTCATAAAAACTCCTTTAATTTAATTTTTTTGAATAGTAATCAAATTGCTTTTTATCATATTGAGGAAAAGATTTTAGCTCACCTAATATTTTTATTGCATTTAACTTGCTTGTTTCCATGTTTTTTCTAATTTCATTTATATTAATATCAATTAATACATTTTTAATAACTTCAGTAATTTTATTACGAAATGTGCTATATTCGTCCTTATTATAAAATTGGTTTAAAGTTTTAAATTGTTCTATCTCTAAAAGAATTAATTCAATGTTTGATTGCCAAAATATATCATCATAAATAGTTAGATTCTTTTTTAATTCATTTTCAATAAAACAAATTTGAAATGAAATATTATATACCCCTACTTTATTAACTTGATCATTTAAATTTTTTAATAAATCATACGATTTTGAGTACATGTCAACTAATTTTTTATACTCATAAAATACATTAATGTAAGCTTCTAATCTACTTACTGAGAATTCAGATAATGAAGCTGATATCTGATTAATAACAAAACTACAATTTTTATCATACTTGCTTGTCTTTGTATACCAAGGATAATAGTCATTTAAAACGATTGAATATCCTTTTAATGTAGCATTATTTTTTCCTTCTGTAACTCTATGAAAATTTTTATGCGCATAAAATGTTGCATTTAAATTATTAAAATTGCAATTGCTATATTCATATGAAATATTGTAGTTAAATTCATTTATTTTTTTAATCGAATATGAGCCCAGTTGAAGATTATTAAAATCACAATTTATATAATTTTCTGAAGAATTATTACATCTAGAAATAAACAAATTACTATTTGTAAATTGCAATTTTTCACTTTCCAAAGCAAATGTTTTCACATTCAATAATATTAGTGATAGAAAAAATGTCATATTTTTCATAATAAAATCCTTTCAGTTATTTTTTTTAAATTTTCTTTTACACTTTTAATTTCAGAAATGTCATTACTTTTTTCAAAATTGTAAACATTATTTTTAAATTCAGCGTACAATAAATCTAGATCAATATCTTTTTCATTATAAAATAATTTTAAAATTTCTTTTAACTTATCATTCTTTAATAATTCATAATTTATTTCTTTTTTGGATGAACTATAAATTTTATATACTAAATTATTTTCATATAAATTCAAAAGAAAATTTATATATAAAAAATCTTTATATAAATTATTATTATTTATAACTAAATTATTATAAATACTATTGATATATTTTTTTTGCATGTCAGTTAATTTATTTTTTAAAATTGGAACTGGTTTTCCTGGAATTTTTATAAAGCCATCTATAAAGTAAAGTCTTTCAAATTCATTAAATTCTTGTTTTAAAATTAAATTATCTCTACTTTCTGTAAGATTTACTAAAACTTTAAGTTTATAAAATTCGTCATAAAATACATTGTAATTATTCTGCTTAAAAAGCTCTTTTAGCTTAATAAATTTTTCTTTATAATCTTTCCTATTCTCAATAATTTTTTTATTTTCGAAATCCTTAGAATCAACAATATCGAAACTAGTTGAATCAGAATTTTTAGCATAATTTTCCTCTCTGTTTTTTTTATAGTTCAATAGTTCTCCTGAAATTACAGCAGAATCATTTATTAATAAATCTACATATTTTTCCATTGTCAATTCAGATTCTTTTAAATTCCTATTTTGGAAACTATGACCAAATATTCCTTTTGAAAATATTTGATTATCTATTTTTTTTAAATCATCAGAATTTTGTGGATTTATATTAAATGAAAAAGTTATAAAGTCTCCTTTATAATTGTAACTTATTGAATTATTTTTTTCTTTCTCTTTTAGTCGGCCATCTGTACTAGAAATTCTCGATAATTGATTTCCAAGAATATAATCTATCTCTTTTTGTAAATTTTTGTCATTCACTTCATTATCAATATCATTTTTGCATGCAACAAAAATTAATAACAAAGGTATAAATTTTATAGTCATTGAATTTTTCAAATTAATTTCCTCCACAAATTAATTTTTTTCTGTATGAATTATATCTTGTAATTACATCTAAAATTTGAGGTATTTTTTTTACAATAAATTCATTATTTTTATTAAAATCATCAATATTTTTTTCTAATGTATTTTCTATTGTAATATTTATGTCTTTCATTAATAAATCAGACAATTCAGTAAATCCTTCACAATTATCTCTATTAGATATAAAAATATCAAATAATTCTCTAGTTTTAATATCGCGAATATCATTATATATTGTGTTTTGTATTTTTATTACTTTCCTGTCTGACTCAATTTTATTTTGAATACTACGGATTTGAGACTGCGAATATTTTTCAGCCAACTTTTTTACAATACTTATTTTCTTTTTATCTATTGAATAATTCGTTTTTAAATATTCATAATAACTTTTGGTAATAGGATCTTTATATTTTTCAAAATATTTTATATCAAAATCACCTGTATTTGACGAAAATATTGTTAAAAATTTTTCAATTTCATTTTTATTGTAAATAAATCCACCATTAATTGCTTGTATTTCATTAATTTTTTGGGTT of Pigmentibacter sp. JX0631 contains these proteins:
- a CDS encoding contact-dependent growth inhibition system immunity protein, whose translation is MNIEKFAELKNIIGCYLHQDYMYDKFDYAIYDVIIDWQGTGLNLVIDQINHLIEEVKTEENLKKILIDNFELDIFPNDPDIKTYTKLLERIRDVMIKYLAEGANNTKYFFDKVKFNYLEKIYMSYFSKDSEVNIKNIDLIIDEITKKFTIYELESIIEEVNFLVKITITDENLEDFLKTEINFKIIPQEWGDFNSKRELLEYMADKIYNYKFNFNMSKKMK
- a CDS encoding RNase A-like domain-containing protein, with protein sequence MLNYLKIILIVFLNFFYHFSTSANSCCSVITGNTGEININIVPYPGGGGGGSGGGIKPPTPMQIEAERFSAATLAQMYQHQERLNQISHQQFKESLKLISAIKDMHERNSSYQSNNLKLLEYKETITDNSSSSIPSDSSDTTKGKNLNISSNEKNFVDPFQGKTPETVVYEIEEGIQSSSLSEAQKMIRKGVNLFTEYQKEKNPERKAEIGKVINKVFNENGVFKKYIQYYPKLKNYQLKATVDIYNYFEVARNLQNINHALHVMKHSYSPMTIERAERVIENALKADLLLANNLLEQAKRYTSRGYVFSIFQQNKQNGNFNNRKYSRFTNEYLNVDESIKAVSSYEHYYIMQTANDLSYALYLNKSLPADYQVLSQISLNQLQDSAKNNDIPKFEDDIDNAWKNIDTMSSIGSGVAKGVYQVVEDTVTGVYELVTHPIDSATAIADALYNYDRTYSIIVDKIKSDVENFHTLSTEEKAKFITKTSLEIATLITPRGLLKNTVELKKIADASYLASNKIVNHYAKALAREQILLPDKTFVSQTIPSGNLLASEGRPYGHTIDRHTSIENASLKFRALNDPKVPGGKTSTFPNITIAEQAIANTIAQNKVNIENWLRNPDPKAYKLEFKSIVPSSHFTGTSYSKFTDQFTNVTNTKVVLKKSKDFPEGYFILTAFPIE